Within the Magnetospirillum sp. genome, the region GGCAACGGTCGCAACCGATGCGGCCAACCGTGCGGCCGGAACCGCCGACAGGCCGTTGCGCTTGACGTTGTCGGTCAGCATCGTGAGGTCGCGCACCATCTCGAAACGCTCGAGTTCGATCGCTTCGTTGAACAAAGGATCGCGCTGCTTGAGCTGCGCCATGCCGCCCTTGGGATCGGCAAGCGCGTCGCGCACGCCCGCGATCGATGCGCGCACGAAGCGGCGAACCGTCTCGGGATTGCGCGCGGCAAACGACTGGCTCACGATCAAGGCCGAGCCCAGCAAATCCACGCCGTAGTCGTTGTAGCGATAGACCATCAATTCGGAAGGCTGCACGCCCGCCATTTTGATGTTGAACACGCTCGTCGAGATGAACCCGGTGACACCGTCGACCTGGCGCTGGACGAGCAAGGTTTCGCGCAGCTGCGGCGTCACGGTCTGCCAATTGATGCGCGCAAGATCGATGCCTTGGGCGCGCGCGAAAGCCGGGAACAGCATGCGGCCCGCATCGGCCTCGGGCGCTGCGAGCTTCAGCCCTTCGAGCCCCTTGGGGTTTGCGACCGCGCCTTTGCGCAGGATCACGGCGGCAAGCGACTGGTCCATGACCAGCAGCACGCCTGTGATCTTGTCCGTGTTGGCGGGGTTGGCGTTGAACGGGATCACCGTGTTGAGATCGGCATAGCCGATATCGTACGCCCCCGACGCGACCTTGGTGACCGTATCGCCCGAGCCGAAGCCGCGATCCATCGACACGGCGAGGCCTTCGCGCGCGTAATGGCCCTTGTCGAGCGCCATCGTGAAAACGGCATGGTTGCCCTGCAGCGCCCAATCGAGCGCGAATTTGACGGGCGTTTGCGCTTGCGCGGAGGCGGCCGTTGCGGCGGCGGCGACGCAGAAGGCGGCGGCAAGCTTAGCGGTACGTTTCAGCATCGAAAATCCCCCCGGATCGTGATGGCACTTGTGCGACACTGCCAGCCGCCTGCAGGAAGGTCAATCTGCGGTGCAGGGCTAGGGGAGCTCCATTCGCGCATGGGTTTTGTCGAAGCATTTTGGGGTGGTTTTGCAAGCCTCGGCGGCCCGTCGCGACTGCCGCTGCTGCTGCCCTTTGCGGCGCTGCTGCGGCTGGCTGGCCCCCTGTCGCTGCGCGCAACTTCTGTGTGGGTCGTCGCCTTTTGCATCGGCTTTGCCGCCAGCCTTGGCGGGCTCGAATTTGCCGGCATCGAAACCGCCCGCTTCTGGGGCTGGATCGTGCTGGCTGCAGGGCTCGGGCTTGCCGGCTTCGGCCTCGCCGCAACCGGGGCCTTCGGACAACCGCACCCGCCGGGACCAGCGATGGCAGCCCTCCTTGGCGCGTGCATGGCCTTCGGTGCCACGCCGTTTCGCGGGCCGGTCCTGCAGGCGACGGAAGCACTTGGTTTCTATGCGCTCGGCGCTTGCGTCGGCGCCTTAGCCGTGGCGGCGGCGTTGCGCCCGCTGTTGCACCGGGCCCCCTCGCCCGCATTCTGCGGCGTGGCGCTTATGGCTGCGGGCGGGCTGATCGCGATGGGGGCCTATGCCGGGCTCGGCTTCTGGCTGATCGAGTGGATGCCGGCGCTTGCGCAACTCGGCTAATGTCGGTGTTTAGTTCCTTTGCGTTGCGCGCGGCGGGCTGGTTGCGTCAAGAAAATCCGCAGCTTGCCCCTCGCGCAAGAGCGCCCTAGTTTGCCTCGCAAGAACACTTCCAAGCTGGAGAAATCGTCCGCATGAAACCGCTTCTTTCCGCGCTGTTCGGTCTGGCTCTCGGTGCGGCAAGCCTGCCCGCCGCGGTTGCCGCCCAAACGCCGCCCGCCCCCGCTGCTGCCGCCCCCGCTGCAGGCCGCGTGCTCGTCGCCACCTGCACCGGCTGTCACGGCCAGAACGGCAAGAGTGCGGGGGCAATTCCGACCCTCGCCGGACAGAGCGAAGCGCAGATCCGCCAGGCGATGCTCGACTACAAAAACGACCGCCGCGCGGGCACGATGATGAACCGCCACGCCAAAGGCTTCAGCGACGATGAGATCGGCGCCATCGCGCGCGAAATCGCGACGAATTGGCGCTAAGGGAGATCGCACACATGGCTCAATTCAAACTCTCGCGGCGCGCGTTCGGCGCCTCGCTCCTCGCATCGAGTGCCTTGTCGGCCTGCGCCATCCGCACCGAGCCTGCACCCAAGGCCCGCGTGGTGGTCGTGGGCGGCGGCTTCGGCGGGGCAACCGCCGCCAAGTTCCTGCGCCTGGAGGATCCGGGCATTGCGGTCACACTCGTCGAACCCAAATCCGAATTCCAGACCTGCCCGTTTTCGAACTACGTGCTGTCCGGCTTCAAGACGATGGCCGATATCACGCACAATTATTCGGCCCTCACAGGTACGCATGGCGTGCGCCATATCCGCGAGACGGCCGTGGCGATCGATGCGGCTGCCAAAACCGTGCGCACAAGCGGCGGCCAGACGCTTGCCTACGACAAGCTCGTGCTGTCGCCCGGCATCGAGATCCGCTACGGCGCCCTCGAGGGCTACGATGCAGCCGCTGCCGAGCGCATGCCGCACGCGTGGGCCGCAGGGGCACAGACGGTGCTGCTGCGCCGCCAACTCGAAGCCATGCCGGATGGCGGGACGGTCGTGCTGTCGATCCCGGCCAACCCGTTCCGCTGCCCGCCGGGCCCGTACGAACGCATCGCGATGATCGCGCACTATCTCAAAACGACGAAACCGCGCTCGAAGATTCTCGCCCTCGACGCCAAGGACGCGTTCTCCAAGCAGGGGCTGTTCCAGGACGGCTGGCAGAGCCAATACGGCGCTATGATCGAGTGGGTGCCGCTCGGCAAAGATGGTAAAGTCGTGCGCGTCGATCCGGCAGCGCTCACGCTGACGTCCGAGTTCGGCGAAGTGCACAAAGCCTCGGTCGCCAACGTGATCCCGCCGCAATCGGCGGGCCGCATTGCGGTCGCAAGCGGCCTTGCAGCGACCGAGGGTGCGCTTGCCGGCTGGTGCCCGGTCGATCCGTTCACGTTCGAATCGACGCGCGCCAAAGACATCCACGTGATCGGCGACGCGGCGATCGCGGGGGCTATGCCAAAATCGGGTTTCGCAGCCTCGAGCCAGGCAAAGTTCGTCGCACAAGCCATCGGCGCGCAGGTGAACGGCCGCCCGGTGCCGACGGCCGTGTTCGCGAATACGTGCTACTCGCTGATCACGCCCGATTATGGCATCTCGGTCGCAGACGTGTATCGCCCGACCGCCCAAGGCATTGTAGCCGTCCAAGGTGCGGGCGGCGTGAGCCCGCGCACGCCGGCAGACGCAGCCAATTTCCGCGCTCAGGAAGCGCACTATGCGGAAGGCTGGTACGCCTCGACGACGAAGGAAACCTGGGGCAGCTGACAGCGCCCCCGATCCCGAAAAGCATGCAGCCATAGGCCGAGCATCTTTGGACTTGGCGCAAGCCTTCCCGCCTGCTTGGATGGTGTCCAAACAGGCGGGGAGAAACGGCCATGAACAAGATCGATCTCGGCGGCAAGCGGGCCGTCGTCACGGGCGGTGCGCGCGGCATCGGACTCGCCATCGCCGAGCGGTTTCTGGCTTCGGGTGCCGACGTCGCTCTCTGGGACCGCGATCCGGCCGCCATCGACGCGGCCGCCAAGCGCCTTGCCGCCGGCAAACGCGTGACGGGGGTGGCGGTCGATGTCGCCGACGAAGCCACCATCGCTGCCGCAATCGCCGCCACGGTGGGCGCACTGGGCGGCATCGACATCCTCGTCAACAATGCCGGCATCACCGGCCCCAACGCGCCGACTTGGGAATATCCGGTTGCGGACTGGAAGCGCGTGATCGACGTCGATCTCACGGGACCGTTTTTGTGCAGCCGTGCGGCCATCCCCGTCATGCTCGAAGGCGGCTGGGGGCGCATCGTCAACATCGCCTCGGTCGCGGGCAAAGAGGGCAATCCGAACGCGCCCGCCTATTCGGCCGCCAAGGCCGGCCTCATCGCGCTCACGAAGTCGATGGGCAAGGAGCTTGCGAAGTCGAACGTGCTCGTGAACTGCATCACGCCGGCCGTGGCCGACACCGACATCCTCAAGCAGATGAGCGAAGCGCACGTCGCCTACATGCTCGGCAAAATCCCGATGGGGCGCTTCGTTCAGATCGGCGAGATCGCGGCGATGGCGGCTTGGCTCGCCTCGCCCGAATGCTCCTTCACCACCGGCGGCGTGTTCGACATCACCGGCGGGCGCAGCACCTATTGAGACTTGAGCTTGGCGGCGAGAAATTCGAGCACGTCCGGAAAGGCGGCCGCCCACGTGCCCCAATCGTGGTCGCCTTCGGTGACGGCACTCGTCACCGCAAGTCCGGCGGCCTTGAGGCGCAATTCGATCACGTCCTGCTCTTCAGCAAGGCGAAACCGGTCGCCGCGGCTTGCGGTCAGATAGAGTGCCGGGCGCGGCGCATCGGCCGCAAGACGGCGAGCAGTCTGCTCGGGATCGCGCGCGACGAAAAATTTGGGATCGAAGGGTTCGCCGAAAGCACCCGAGAACACGCGCGCGAGGCGCGCTGACATCGTTTCGTCGATCGTGGTGTCGGGCTTGATGCGGGTCCAGAACGCCCCGCTCATCGAGGCGGCGGCAATGTAGCGCTCGGGATAGGCAAGGGCGATGCGCACCGCGCCGAAACCGCCCATCGAATTACCGGCGATGGCACGGCCCTCGCGATCGCGGCGCACGTCGAAATTCCGTTCCACGTCGGCCGCAAGATCGCGCACGATCGCCGTTTCGGCCGCCATTGCGGGTCCGTCCACGTACCAGCCATTGCCGGTATCGGGCAGCACGATCATCAGGGGCGGAATGCGCCGCTCGGCCACGAGCCGGTCGAGCGTTTCGGCGACTTGGCCCAGCCGCAGCCATTCGGCGGCCGAACTGTCGCGCCCGTGCAAAAGATAGACGACCGGAAGCGTTCCTTGGGCCTTGTCGGGCCGCACGATCGAATAGTTCGCCTGCCGCCCGAGCGCCGCACTGTTGTAGTGCCGATCGACCGCGACCTCGCTTGCGCTCGCGGCGTGTGCAAACGCAAACAAAACGGCCAGCGCAAAAGCGCTAATCTTCGAACGGCAAGCCAACATAGTTCTCCGCCAAACTCGCCAGTGCGGCACGCGAAGATACCAGATATTCGAGATCCGCAAACTGCCGACGCTCGTCGAACGGCGTTTCGTCGCCGAATTTGTGCAGGAGCGACGTCATCCACCACGAAAAACGCTGCGCCTTCCAAATGCGGCGCAGCGCCGTGGTCGAATAGGCGTCGAGCTTCGTGCCGTCGCCGCGTTTGATCTGGGCTTCGAGGGCGCGGGCGAGCAGCCGCACGTCGCCGATCGCGAGGTTCATGCCCTTGGCACCCGTCGGCGGCACGATGTGCGCGGCATCGCCCGCCAGAAACAGCCGCCCGCTCTGCATCGGCTCGGTCACGAAGCTGCGCATCGCCGTGATGCCCTTCTGCAGCATCGGTCCCTCGGTCGCAAGCCCGCCCAGGCGGCGCTTGAGCTCGGCCCAGATGCGCGCGTCGGGCCAGTTGGCGATGGCGTCGTCCGGCTCGCACTGAAGATAGAGGCGGCTGATTTCGGGCGAGCGCATCGAGAGCAGCGCAAACCCGTCGGCATGGCGGGCATAGACGAGCTCTTCGCACGCCGGTGGCGCCTTGGCGAGAATGCCGAGCCAGCCGAACGGATATTGACGGTCAAAAAAACGCAACTCGCCTGCAGGCACCGTCGGGCGCGCAATGCCGTGGAACCCGTCGCAGCCAGCAACAAAATCGCACACGAGTTTTTTGCTCTGCCCCTGCTCGACGAAATGCAGTTCGGGTGCAGTAGCCTTGAAATCGTGGATGGCGACATCCTTGACGTCGAAGCGCACATCGCCGCCCGCCGCAAGGCGCGCCGCAATCAGATCCTTCACAACCTCATGCTGGCCGTAGACAGTGACGGCCTTGCCGTCGGTAAGATCGGCCAAATCGATGCGATGGTTCACCCCGTGGAAATGCAGATTGACGCCCGTATGGCGCAGACCCTCGCGGCGCAGGCGCGCGCCCACACCCGCATCTTCGAGCAAGGCGGCAGCCCCGTGTTCGATGACGCCCGCACGGATGCGCTCTTCGACATAGCTGCGCGTGCGGTCTTCGAGCACGACCGACTCGATCCCTGAAAGATGCAGCAGATGCGACAGCAGAAGCCCCGAGGGCCCCGCCCCCACGATGCCGACCTGCGTGCGCAACGTCGCGGTCATTCGAGATCGCCTAATTCTTCGCGCACGGCCGCGAATGCGCCGTTGACCGCCGGCACGCCCGCATAGACAGAAGCATGCATCAAGAGTGCGCGCAACTCGGCGGGTGTGACGCCGTTCTTGAGGGCCGGGCGCAGATGAAGCTTGAATTCGGCCTCGCGGCCGAGTGCGATCATCATCGCAAGCGTGACGAGCGAGCGCGTTTTCAACGGCAGCGTCGCATCGCCCCACATCTCGCCCCACGCGATACGCGTGATGAAATCCTGCCACGGCTGACCGAAGGATCCAGCCTTGTCGAGCGAGCGCTGCACGTGGTCGACGCCGAGCACGGCTTTGCGGTTGGCAAGGCCGGCGGCGAAGGCCGCATCGGCGTGCACCTGCGACGGCGGCAGAAAATCGAGCAGCAAGGCGGCGGTCGCGTCGGCACGTTCGATCGCAAACAGATGGGCGGCATCAGCGACGGCCGCAAAATTGGCACCCGCAATCCCACCGGCAAGGGTCTGGCCCATCTCGACGGTGGTGACGGGATCGAGCGTTGCCGCCACTACCAAGGTCGGTGCTTTGATGCGGGCCAATTGCGCGCCGAGATCGGCGTGTGCGATCGCCTCGCACGCGGCCGCATAGCCGTGCGCGTCGATGGCAAGGATACGATTGCGGTTGAGGACGACCATCGCCGGGTCGGCGGCAGGGCTGAACCAGCGCTGAAGCACGGCATCGACGATGGCGCCGAGCCCTTTCTCGCGCACGATCTTGGCGCGCGCAAGCCACGCGTCGGCTGGCGGCAACGCCGAGGCGGTGGCAAGGAGTGCAAGATGGCCGGTGCGCGCGGGAAAGCGGCTCGCAAAATCCTGCGCGACGATGCCGCCCATCGACAGACCGACGATATGCGCCTGTCCGATATCGAGCCGGTCCAGAAGCTGAACAAGATCGTCGGTATAGTCGCGCAAAGCGGCAGGGCCCGCTTGGTGCGCCGAGCGCCCGTGGCCGCGCGCATCGTAGCGCAGGCAGCGATAATGGGGGGCGAGGGCGCGCACCACGCCGTCCCACATCTCGACGGTCGCTCCAAGCGAGTTCGAAAACGCGACGACCGGGGCCGTGTGCGGGCCCGTGATATCGTAGAAGATCTTCTGACCGTTCAGTTCCGCAATCGGCATGTTTGCCACTATGCGCGGGCGACGAGGCGCGCTGCAAGCGCATCCGCACGTGCCGCCACCGGCTCGACCCAAGCGGCGGCGGCCGTCACAGCCGCAGCAGGGTCGAACGCAACGCCAAGCGCTTTCGCGTCGAGGCCCGTGTCGGCCCCGGCAAGCACCGAATGCAGATCGCGCCCGCTGTCGCGCACCGTATCGGCGGCACGTTCGACCAGCGCATGCGCCGCAGCGCGGCCGAGCTTGGGGGCGAGCAGCGAAGCCGCAGCATCCGCAAACACAAGGCCGCGCGTGGCGCCGAGATTGCGCAGCATCGCCGCTGCATCGACATGCAGCCCTTCGGCCAGAAAACGTGCATGTGCGACCGCACCACCCGCACAGCCGAACAGCGACGCGACTGCATGCCATTCGGCGTGCCACGCCCCAGCCGGGCGCTCGTGGGCCGCAACGAGACTGCCGCTCAAACCTGCCGCAAGCCCGCCTGCCGCTTGCGCGTTGGCGAGGATCGCCGTAGCCGCGATCGGATTGCGCTTGTGCGGCATGGCGGTGGAACCGCCGCGCCCTTCGACATGCGGCTCGCTCACCTCGCCGATTTCGGTCGAAGACAGCGCCACGATATCGCCCGCCATCTTGGCAAGCGTGCCGGCAAGTGTCGCAAGCCATTGCCCGGCCGCGACGATGCCCGCACGGCGCGTGTGCCAAGCGATGGGCGGCGCACCAAGACCGAGCTCGCGCGCATAGTCGGCCAGCACGGCGGGGCCTTTCACGCCAAGCGAGGCGAGCGTGCCGACCGGTCCGCCCAGTTGCGCCAGGCACGCAGCGTCGCGCCTTGCCGCGAGCGCGCTTGCCGCATCGGCGATGCCGGCAAGCCACACGGCCGCCTTGAAGCCGAACGAAACGGGTGCGGCGTGTTGGCCGTAGCTGCGCGCAATACACGGCGTGTGCGCGTGGCGCCGCGCGAGGCTTGCAAGGGCGCGCAGCATGTCGGCAAGGTCGGCCGCCAAGAGATCGAACGCGACGGCCATCTGCAGCGCCAGTGCGGTGTCGAGAATGTCCTGCGACGTCGCCCCTTTGTGCAGATCGGCGCCGAATTCGGCCGGCAGCAGCTTCTGCAGCGCCTTCACGAACGCGATCGTCGGCACGCCGGCAAGCACCGTTCCGGCCGCCAGCGCCTGCTTGTCGAACGAAGCGGGCGAGACGGCCTCGATCGAGTCGGCAAGGCCTGCAGGTGCGAGGCCCGCGCGCGCCTGAACGCGTGCGAGTGCTGCCTCGCTGCGCAGCATTGCGGCGATCAACGCCTCGTCGGCGAACACCGCCGCCAAGCCGGGAGGGGCGAACAAAGGGCCAAAGATTTCGGAATCGAGAGGCGAAAAACTCATCGTATTTTCGATTCTAACCGGTTCTGGGCGCCGCGCAATCGTTGCCCGCAAAGCATCGGCGTGCGATGCTCGTTTCCAACGACAAAAGAGGGGGAACACGCATGCGAATTCGCCAGCTGCGGGCATTCATGACGCGCGACAAAGACCGTCCGCGCGTGCTCGTCGCCATCGACACCGACGAGGGAATTACGGGCTGGGGCGAGTGCTACAATCACGGGCCCGACCGCGCCCTGATCCCGCTGCTCGACTATCTGGCGATCTTTCTGGCGGGCCAGGATCCGCGCCGCATCGAATATCTGATCCTTTATCTGCTGCAGCAGAGCCGCTTCCCGCCCGGCGCTTTGGGCCTCGCCGCGATCTCGGCGATCGACCATTGCCTGTGGGACATTTCGGCAAAAGCGCTCGGCGTGCCTGTCTATCGGCTGCTCGGCGGCGAGGTACGCAACCGCGTCCAGGTTTATGCCGGCGTCTACACCGCCCCCGATCCGCTGATCGCGCGCGATACGTTCGACGCGCTTTCGGGCGAGTGGGGCATCACGGCTTTCAAACTCAGCCCCTATCGCGGCGACCTCCATCGCCGGCGCTGGGGTGACGTGGTCCGCGAGAGCGCCGCCTATTTCGCGGCCCTGCGCGAAACCGTGCGCGCCGACTACGAAATCGCGTTCGACGCGCACGCCAAACTCTTCGAGCCCGTGCAGGCCATGCAGCTCGGCAACGCGCTTGCCCCTTACGATCCGCTGTTCTTCGAAGAGCCGATCCGGCCCGAAAACTTCGAAGCCTGGGGAGCGCTCAAAGCGCGGCTCGACTGCCCGCTTGCGACCGGCGAATGCCTCTATAGCCGCTTCGAATTCCTGCGCTTGCTGCAGGTGCGCGGTGCAGACATCATCCAGCCCGACATTTGCGTGGTTGGCGGCCTGCTCGAAATGCGCAAGATCGCCGCAATCGCCGAAGCGCACTACGTGACCGTGGCGCCGCACAACCCGATGGGTCCACTTGCCACGGCCGTGAACGTGCATTTCAGCGCTGCCCAGCCCAACTTCAAGATCCTCGAATATCGCCTGCCGCACGGTGCCAATTACGACGACAAAAACCCCGACCAGCTCGGCGCACCCTACGTGCGCGATCCGTATTTGCCCAAGGACGGGCATCTCGAATTGCGGCCCGACCGGCCGGGCTGGGGTGTCGAGATCGACGAAGAGGTGCTGAAGCGCGACGGCTACATACACTGGCAGCGCAAAGTCCCGACCAAGCCCGACGGCAGCAGCGGCTACGTATAGGCTAGCGGCCCTTGGCTTTGCGCCATGCCTCGAAATCGATTTTCGATTTTTCGTCGGTCGGCGGATAGAGGCCCGCGATCGAGCGACCCTCCTGCACTTTCTCGACGACGAAGTCCTCGAACGCCGTCATCTCGACGGCTTCGGTCGCGACTTCATCGGCAATCTCCGCCGGGATCACAACCACGCCCTCGCGGTCGCCGACCAGGACGTCACCGGGCCAAACCGGCACGTCGCCGCAGCCGATCGGAACGTTGCTTTCGACCGCCTGGTGGAGCGTGAGATTGGCGGGTGCCGACGGGCGATGGTGGTAGGCCGGAAACGGCAGAGCCGCAATCTCGGGCGAATCGCGAAAGCCGCCGTCGGTCACGATGCCCGCTACGCCGCGCACCATAAGGCGCGTGACGAGGATGCCGCCGGCGGACGCAGCGCGCGCATCCTTGCGGCTGTCCATCACCAACACGGCCCCCTTCGGGCATTCTTCGATCGCAACGCGCTGCGGATGCTTGCGGTCGAGAAACACCGTGATCGGGTTTAGATCTTCGCGCGCCGGGATGTAGCGCAGCGTATAGGCCTCGCCGACCATGTTCGGCAGGTTCCCGTTCAAGGGCCGCACGTCCTGGATGAACTGGTTGCGCAAGCCCCGCTTGAACAACGCCGTGCACAAGGTGGCGACGCTGACCTGCATCAGCTTTGCCCGCGTCGCATCCGATAGTTTCGGCGCCATCGCTCAGCCCTTCGGGAAATAGACGCCGCGCTTGAGGCGCGTCTGCACATAGACCTGCTCGTCGTACGTACCCTCGGCATAGGCGCCGCTTTTGGCGGCACCCGGGATCGAGACGTTGCATTCGCTCGGGTGCTGCTTGACGAAAGCCTCGTCGATGTCGACGCCGAGCCCGGGCCCGTCAGGCACTTTGAGGAAGCCGTTTTCCTGCAGGGGATGCGGCACTACGGTCTGCGCGCGCCCCACCCAATCGTCTTCGATGCGTTCGAGGATGAGGCCGTTCGGGATCGCCGCCAGCACATGCAGGGCAGCGTATTCGGCGACGGGCCCGAGCGAGCCCGAATGCGGCGCCATCATGATGTGGTGCGCTTCGGCCTGGGCCGCGATCTTCTTCATCTGCGTAATGCCGCCCGCACGGCCCGTGTCGGGCTGCACGATATCGACAAGATCTTTTTCGATGAGTTCGCGCAAGCCGTAGACCGTTGCCATGCGCTCGCCCGCTGCGAGCGTCACGTTTGCCGAATCGCGGATGCGCCGGAAGCCGTCGAGATTTTCGGGTGCGATCGGATCTTCGACGAACATCAGTCGATAGGGCTCGAGGGCGCGTGCCACTTGCGCTGCGTCGGCTGGCGTCAGCCACGGCGGCCCGTGCAGATCGATCATCAGATCCATCTCGTCGCCGATCGCGTCGCGCAGCATCGCCACTTTGCGCACGGGATCCGAGACGCCGCCGCACTTGATCGCCGTGATGCCGCGCTTCTTGAGCGACAGCGCGACCTCGGCCGTGTTGGCATGCGCGTAGATGCGAATGCGGTCGCGGATTTTGCCGCCGAGCAAATTCCAGACCGGCGTATTGAGCGCCTTGCCCTTGATGTCCCACAGCGCCATGTCGATGCCGGTCATCGCCCCGCCGCCGACCGTGCCGACCATGCCGTGGCCCATGATGGCGCACATCATCTTCTGCCACAGCCGCTCGATATGCATGGGGTCTTCGCCGATCAGGATCGATTTGAGATCCTGCACGGCCGTCTGGATCACGCGCGGCCAGCCGCTGCATTCGCCGATGC harbors:
- a CDS encoding ribonuclease activity regulator RraA, whose amino-acid sequence is MAPKLSDATRAKLMQVSVATLCTALFKRGLRNQFIQDVRPLNGNLPNMVGEAYTLRYIPAREDLNPITVFLDRKHPQRVAIEECPKGAVLVMDSRKDARAASAGGILVTRLMVRGVAGIVTDGGFRDSPEIAALPFPAYHHRPSAPANLTLHQAVESNVPIGCGDVPVWPGDVLVGDREGVVVIPAEIADEVATEAVEMTAFEDFVVEKVQEGRSIAGLYPPTDEKSKIDFEAWRKAKGR
- a CDS encoding ABC transporter substrate-binding protein; this encodes MLKRTAKLAAAFCVAAAATAASAQAQTPVKFALDWALQGNHAVFTMALDKGHYAREGLAVSMDRGFGSGDTVTKVASGAYDIGYADLNTVIPFNANPANTDKITGVLLVMDQSLAAVILRKGAVANPKGLEGLKLAAPEADAGRMLFPAFARAQGIDLARINWQTVTPQLRETLLVQRQVDGVTGFISTSVFNIKMAGVQPSELMVYRYNDYGVDLLGSALIVSQSFAARNPETVRRFVRASIAGVRDALADPKGGMAQLKQRDPLFNEAIELERFEMVRDLTMLTDNVKRNGLSAVPAARLAASVATVAEAYNVAGRVKPEEVYTEAFLPPAPERRISP
- a CDS encoding mandelate racemase/muconate lactonizing enzyme family protein, translated to MRIRQLRAFMTRDKDRPRVLVAIDTDEGITGWGECYNHGPDRALIPLLDYLAIFLAGQDPRRIEYLILYLLQQSRFPPGALGLAAISAIDHCLWDISAKALGVPVYRLLGGEVRNRVQVYAGVYTAPDPLIARDTFDALSGEWGITAFKLSPYRGDLHRRRWGDVVRESAAYFAALRETVRADYEIAFDAHAKLFEPVQAMQLGNALAPYDPLFFEEPIRPENFEAWGALKARLDCPLATGECLYSRFEFLRLLQVRGADIIQPDICVVGGLLEMRKIAAIAEAHYVTVAPHNPMGPLATAVNVHFSAAQPNFKILEYRLPHGANYDDKNPDQLGAPYVRDPYLPKDGHLELRPDRPGWGVEIDEEVLKRDGYIHWQRKVPTKPDGSSGYV
- a CDS encoding alpha/beta hydrolase-fold protein; this translates as MACRSKISAFALAVLFAFAHAASASEVAVDRHYNSAALGRQANYSIVRPDKAQGTLPVVYLLHGRDSSAAEWLRLGQVAETLDRLVAERRIPPLMIVLPDTGNGWYVDGPAMAAETAIVRDLAADVERNFDVRRDREGRAIAGNSMGGFGAVRIALAYPERYIAAASMSGAFWTRIKPDTTIDETMSARLARVFSGAFGEPFDPKFFVARDPEQTARRLAADAPRPALYLTASRGDRFRLAEEQDVIELRLKAAGLAVTSAVTEGDHDWGTWAAAFPDVLEFLAAKLKSQ
- a CDS encoding SDR family NAD(P)-dependent oxidoreductase, translating into MNKIDLGGKRAVVTGGARGIGLAIAERFLASGADVALWDRDPAAIDAAAKRLAAGKRVTGVAVDVADEATIAAAIAATVGALGGIDILVNNAGITGPNAPTWEYPVADWKRVIDVDLTGPFLCSRAAIPVMLEGGWGRIVNIASVAGKEGNPNAPAYSAAKAGLIALTKSMGKELAKSNVLVNCITPAVADTDILKQMSEAHVAYMLGKIPMGRFVQIGEIAAMAAWLASPECSFTTGGVFDITGGRSTY
- a CDS encoding alpha/beta fold hydrolase codes for the protein MPIAELNGQKIFYDITGPHTAPVVAFSNSLGATVEMWDGVVRALAPHYRCLRYDARGHGRSAHQAGPAALRDYTDDLVQLLDRLDIGQAHIVGLSMGGIVAQDFASRFPARTGHLALLATASALPPADAWLARAKIVREKGLGAIVDAVLQRWFSPAADPAMVVLNRNRILAIDAHGYAAACEAIAHADLGAQLARIKAPTLVVAATLDPVTTVEMGQTLAGGIAGANFAAVADAAHLFAIERADATAALLLDFLPPSQVHADAAFAAGLANRKAVLGVDHVQRSLDKAGSFGQPWQDFITRIAWGEMWGDATLPLKTRSLVTLAMMIALGREAEFKLHLRPALKNGVTPAELRALLMHASVYAGVPAVNGAFAAVREELGDLE
- a CDS encoding adenylosuccinate lyase family protein; protein product: MSFSPLDSEIFGPLFAPPGLAAVFADEALIAAMLRSEAALARVQARAGLAPAGLADSIEAVSPASFDKQALAAGTVLAGVPTIAFVKALQKLLPAEFGADLHKGATSQDILDTALALQMAVAFDLLAADLADMLRALASLARRHAHTPCIARSYGQHAAPVSFGFKAAVWLAGIADAASALAARRDAACLAQLGGPVGTLASLGVKGPAVLADYARELGLGAPPIAWHTRRAGIVAAGQWLATLAGTLAKMAGDIVALSSTEIGEVSEPHVEGRGGSTAMPHKRNPIAATAILANAQAAGGLAAGLSGSLVAAHERPAGAWHAEWHAVASLFGCAGGAVAHARFLAEGLHVDAAAMLRNLGATRGLVFADAAASLLAPKLGRAAAHALVERAADTVRDSGRDLHSVLAGADTGLDAKALGVAFDPAAAVTAAAAWVEPVAARADALAARLVARA
- a CDS encoding FCSD flavin-binding domain-containing protein, whose translation is MAQFKLSRRAFGASLLASSALSACAIRTEPAPKARVVVVGGGFGGATAAKFLRLEDPGIAVTLVEPKSEFQTCPFSNYVLSGFKTMADITHNYSALTGTHGVRHIRETAVAIDAAAKTVRTSGGQTLAYDKLVLSPGIEIRYGALEGYDAAAAERMPHAWAAGAQTVLLRRQLEAMPDGGTVVLSIPANPFRCPPGPYERIAMIAHYLKTTKPRSKILALDAKDAFSKQGLFQDGWQSQYGAMIEWVPLGKDGKVVRVDPAALTLTSEFGEVHKASVANVIPPQSAGRIAVASGLAATEGALAGWCPVDPFTFESTRAKDIHVIGDAAIAGAMPKSGFAASSQAKFVAQAIGAQVNGRPVPTAVFANTCYSLITPDYGISVADVYRPTAQGIVAVQGAGGVSPRTPADAANFRAQEAHYAEGWYASTTKETWGS
- a CDS encoding c-type cytochrome, translated to MKPLLSALFGLALGAASLPAAVAAQTPPAPAAAAPAAGRVLVATCTGCHGQNGKSAGAIPTLAGQSEAQIRQAMLDYKNDRRAGTMMNRHAKGFSDDEIGAIAREIATNWR
- a CDS encoding 4-hydroxybenzoate 3-monooxygenase gives rise to the protein MTATLRTQVGIVGAGPSGLLLSHLLHLSGIESVVLEDRTRSYVEERIRAGVIEHGAAALLEDAGVGARLRREGLRHTGVNLHFHGVNHRIDLADLTDGKAVTVYGQHEVVKDLIAARLAAGGDVRFDVKDVAIHDFKATAPELHFVEQGQSKKLVCDFVAGCDGFHGIARPTVPAGELRFFDRQYPFGWLGILAKAPPACEELVYARHADGFALLSMRSPEISRLYLQCEPDDAIANWPDARIWAELKRRLGGLATEGPMLQKGITAMRSFVTEPMQSGRLFLAGDAAHIVPPTGAKGMNLAIGDVRLLARALEAQIKRGDGTKLDAYSTTALRRIWKAQRFSWWMTSLLHKFGDETPFDERRQFADLEYLVSSRAALASLAENYVGLPFED